In Myripristis murdjan chromosome 5, fMyrMur1.1, whole genome shotgun sequence, the genomic stretch TGTCATCTGTTTGGGTAGTAGGCAAATTGGAATGGGTCCAGGGTGTTAGGTGGCCAGGAACAGATGTGGGATTTGATTAGCCGCTCAAAACACTTCATGAGAACTGAAGTCAGAGCAAGTCACTCAGGCAGGTGATGAAGGGTTTTTTTGGAACAGGAATGAAGGTGGTCTGCCTCAAGTAGAGGTtgaatataatgaaaatatcTGTTAGCTGGTCCGCACACCCTCCGAAGACCTGGCCAAGAATGCCATCCGGTATTCACCAGTCCACTGCAACTAAACACTGGGTCTAAGTTCACTGCGCCTCCTCTATACAGTGCCACCCAATCCTGCGTATCCCGACACCCTACAAGTGCAACTGAACACCAAATGTTGACTCACCCAGAGAGCATGTGCTCTGTCAGAGGTGTTGATAACCACTATAAAAACCTAAATATACACAGTTGGCTGCGAGTCCCTGGGTCACATTAGGTCAGAATCACCAGACAGCAGCATGGCGTTAGTCTTTGACTCCAAACGCTATGACACAATTTCAGTCGAATTTGCACTTTAATTATGGCTGGTTTAGAGTGTTGTTCTTCAGCAGAATGGGCCACACCTGCTGCAGACTGTCCTCAGTGTAAGCTCAGTTCCCGAATGGGCCACCCCGACCTCAAGGCTGCACCACAACAGGCCCGAaggagctgtgtgtgcaggggcAGGGGAACAATGGCAGGGTTAAAAATAGATCCCTCCTTACTTCCCAGCACCTCCCTGTTCAAACTCAGACGTCAGCTCACATGCACTGCTGACACACAAGCAGGCAAATACgtcaagcgcacacacacagacacgcctCGACAGACTGGCTCATCTGGGGCCTGGCACAAACACCACTGTGTCGCCTCAGAGACATTGAGCGTGACttcagggttgtgtgtgtgtcactgataGAAGATAAAATATGGAGAGGTAAGCACAGACTCCATTCACATGTGCGTGGGTCCAGGAGCATTTGCATATCCACACAGATTCAATGTTGGTTTGAATGTGGGATCGGGTATTTATTATCAGCTGAGGTGGAGACAAGCCAGgatgaagagggagggaggtattTTTGTTCCCTTATCATAGAGCCTTGAGCTCCATTAGTCTTATCTGACCTATGACCTCTTACTGTGGGCCACTGTGTTACATAATAGGAAGTATTGCCTCACCCAGACTGCATTTGCAGAAAATGGGTTATCTCCCAGCCAGGTGGCTCTCTGTTAAGTGTGCAGGCTACTCATGTAGACAGTAAATCCTTTTTCAGCATAGGTGTTGACGCACTTGACTGCTATAAATTCTTAAATGAATTCCTCATTGTCAGATCAGCAATCTCACATGTTGCCTGTGTCAAATTTAGCCAACATCATGTGCTGACTGAAGCTCCAGTAGACATCGGGCCACTTGTGTTCTCTGCTGGTTGAAATGTTTTGACATTGTTGGATAGTTTCCACCCTGTATGATACTTGTATTGTGTGTGGGTTTTGTGTGGTTATCTAATATtagtgaagaggaagagagaataaaatgaaaaatgacagattgaacagaaattaaaatgaaagagCAAGAGCCTTTATCACCAGGCAtttgtctttcctcttttcttttttcttttttaatcttttttctgATCCTCCCCCTTCATTCCCCAAGACTCCAACTACTTCCTAtcctctcatctccctcctTGTCTACAAAATATCATGCATATTAAGCCACTCTTTTCTCCAGCCTTTCATTcctttctctgctgtctcttcatccttctctctctgctgtccctTCCCCTCTTTTGGCCCAGCCTTCCTTCCCATGGTTGCCAAGCGCCTGTTGCTGTGTGAACTCTTAACTTCATGCCTGGTTTCCTGTCTGTTTCTGCACAGTCACGCAAGGTTTCACTTTCAAGTCAGTGATCGCAGTAGTCTCACAATCCTCTTGCATTCACATTCCAGAGTGTCGACCTTTCAGACAGTCTTTTCAGACAAATGTATATTCAtaggtgtgtacatgtgtgtatgcatttgcaGACACGTGCAACAGAATGCCTCAATAAGCTCAGGACACTgacaaaatgtacagaaaagattaaaaatcagATCCGGTGGCAACAGTGAATACCatcattcattatttatgtcTGAATGTAATCAGGATGTGAAATGACTTTCATGTCCGTTCTCTGCACAGCAACAAGAGCAGGACCCCACCAACCTCTACATCTCCAACCTGCCAGTGTCCATGGATGAGCAAGAGCTGGAGAGCATGCTCAAGTCCTTTGGCCAGGTGATCTCCACACGGATCCTCCGTGACGCCAATGGGACCAGTCGTGGTGTGGGATTTGCCAGGTCAGACTACAGCATGCTGGCACAATACGGCACCGTGTGATGATGTACaatagggctgggcgatatggccaAAACCATCTATCAAAATatctcaatatcaatattgtgatgatgttGTAGTGATTATTATTGCTGCTTTCATAAGGTATGTGCACCTGAAATGTCTGAGTTAGTAATGTGagtatgatgaccaagcaggtagatgCAAATATTGCAATAGctaaaagttcagaaaattgcattctGTCACTTTAAAAAAGGGAGAGACATTGTGATATCACTATATTGTGTTacccaaaatcccagatgatatctattctcatatcatgatataaaaaaaaatcatcgcCATGTCGCCCAGCCCTAGTGTATAATctataatttaaaaatttgCGTCAGTAATTTTCTTCCTGATTCAGTTTCAATGTAAACAACATTTaacaaaatgcaggaaatttGATCTTTACTGCATTTCAGAATGGAGTCCACAGAGAAGTGTGAGGCCATTATTCAGCATTTCAATGGCAAATTCATCAAGACTCCACCTGGAGTGCCTGGTGCGTAGAAgctttcccccccccccctttttctttgtatagtgggaatctgatattgtttttgttagtgCCAGAGTGCAAGGTTTTTGTTATCCACTGTGACCATGGAATTCACTCTCTTATTTGATCTGTTGCTTTCATAGTGCCCACAGAGCCCTTATTATGTAAGTTTGCAGACGGAGGTCAGAAGAAGAGACTGAACCAGGGGAAATACCTCCAGAATGGCAGGCCCTGGGCCAGAGACGGCGAGACGGTAAGATGAGTGACTAAACTCTTGACACTTAAGCCGTATTTGCTGTATATTCATTGCTTACACTTCTCAAGTTTGAGGGAAACTAAAGTCAGAAGAGAGCTTTATGCTATGGAATTTGCTCAGTCTAAGTCTATGTTTGCCAACTCCTTTAGTACAGGCTCCACCGGTGATTGCATGAGCTCACTGGTTATGAATCCTGTGTATTGTTTTCCCAGGGAGGAATGACGCTTGCGTATGACCCCACAGCCTTACAGAATGGGTGAGTGGTATGCATGCACTGACAGAAAACAGCCCCAACCCTTCAGCAATTTCAGTGTAACACTCAAACGCTGGTTTaatgctgccctctggtgggaatggaaacaacagagaaaattcTGCATTTCTGTAATTGGAGACAACAGCAGATACACTACACATTCTAACCAATCACCATATTGTCTTTGACTCATTGTTTGTTCTGCAGTTTCTACTCCTCACCCTACAGTCTGGCTCCAAATCGAATGAtcgcccagacttccctctcacCATACATGCATTCTCCTGTCTCATCCTACCAGGTGGGAATtttcacagtaaacaaaaaGCCAAATGTCTCAGCAATTAGGGCTTGATTGTATTATTATGCCAggtagtgtgtgtttttattggccTGTGTTTCAAGAATTCATTCTCAAATTTGATCTGTTGCTCTCCTAGCACAGAGCCCTCATGGAGTCCTCATTATGTAAGTTAGCAGACAGAATGGCCGCGAGCCTGCCCTGCTTAAAGTATTTCCCCAGGTTCTGCTTCCTCATCTGCAGCCTTACGTAATCAAGGGCTCAGAGGGAACTATGAAGGCAGCAGATCAAATAAGAGAGTGAATTTCATGTTGTGCTCCTGTGTCTCCAGGTACACAACCCGTCCTGGATGCACCATCAGTCGTACCTCATGCAGCCAGCTGTGAGTACTGCCTTCCTCTCTGATACTTAATTTCTTAATCGACTTGCATAGCGCCCTCCTTCTCCACCTGTGAGTGATAGATATCGCTCACAGTGTTTGGCAGGTCTTGGCCTGTTCTTTTGAGTTTTATGtgaagtctttttttcctgtttttgtgtccaCAGGGCACTGTCCTGACTCCAACAATGGATCACGCCATGTCCATCCAGCCCACGTCTATGATGGGACCTCTCAcccagcaactcagccacctgTCCCTGGGCAGTACAGGCACAGTCAGtaccaaacacactcacacaaaggcTGTCGCTGGCTGTCCTGTCAAGATAGAAATCTGTCCCTAAGTTAATGTCCATTATATTCTCAAGATCAGTATCCATGTCAAGCataatgccatttttttcctaCAGTATATGCCTGCCAACACGACTATGCAGGGGACCTACATCCCCCAGTACACCCCAGTGCCTCCCTCCAGCGTCCCAGTAGAGGTATGAAGCTGTCTGCAGCCACACATTCCTCACTCTCTTtatcttttactttttctttttcttctttttctttatcctttgcataatacttttttttcttttttttttcaggagaatGGAGGTCAACAGCAACAGGTTGCCATGGAGACTCCCGCAGAACACACAAACTACTCATACCAACACACCAAGTGAAGCTAAGGTACGACAGTGAAAGTTTGTCCTgcatatatattacatatattttcttaattttttaataCACTATGATTAGTGCTTTATTGTAGCACACGGTGCATATCACTGGTTTTACATAACCCTCAGCTGCACCAGTTTGCAAGAGCAAGGATGAGTCTGAATGAATGTTTGGCAAAGATTATGCTGCAGGCTTAAGTCATGCTTCTTATGCTTTGTAATTTAACTGCAGGCGTAGTAGTGCTCcctgaaaaaatgttgtcaTGTGATGAAATTGGGTGGACTTTGACATAACTCGGGTCACTGGTGCATCTTGGGCCTGTGCTCTAGTGTTAATTGGCGTAATGGGTGCACTGTGATTACAGGTCAAAATTTCTAACTTTGACTCCTATACACTGGAAGTCCAACTGACATGAGACTTGCTGCACAAATGCAGCTGTACTTAGAAATGACCTCAAAATTGCACTCAAATTTTATTCACACTCTTATTTAAATTTGCAGAGTGATGGCTATGGTCAAAAGACGGCACTGATGTAGTTTACTATTAGATTAGCATTGTTTCTTCCTCAGTCCACAGTGTGCCAATACttgaggtgtgtgttttgcagctcCCAGCAGGGCGGGGCTGACAACACGTGATGAATTGAACCAAACAGGGTTCTGCTGGAAGATAACTGTGCTCTACAACGTCACCAAGCACCAGAACTTGAACATGGATGACAAAAGGAACATGtgctttggaggaaaaaaaaaaaggacaacactTTACTTCATCAGACTTTTCTGCTCTCTTCTTCAAGAGTTGATCAACCAAAGGTGGGAACCTTCTTCAGAGAAGCTTTGATCTATTTTGATAACTGAAAAAGGAAAtaactagaaaaaaaagagaaaaaaattaagaaaggaggaaaagacaCAGAGCATTATTTTTGTGCACGTAATATaacaaaatcttatttttaaaaagcattctGGAAGTTTCAGAGTGATTCAAGGAAGAGTTATAACACaatgtgtcttttatttttttgtaaaatatgcaaacttttatttttatttcctgatGTCTGTTTTTTGACATTCTATTTGCAGCAGTAGGATAACAATTTGTACAGACTTAAAAGCTCAACACACTTTTGTTGGTCTCATGTTTGGCGTCATTTCACCCATGAGAGACAAACCGTTTAAAGCTACTTCTGACTCTGCCTGCTGCAGATGTTTCTATTCACGCACAGATCATAACACTCACTGTTCATCGTTTTGTCGAAATCAATTCACTTTTGGAACTTTCAAGCACTCTTTCCTAAGTGCGCGGAATTTATGAACAAAAGACAATCATAATTATTgctatttatattttcatcatagtttttttttttttttttagatttttgagGTCATGAAACATATGATTTATAGTAAAATGCTACTTAGTGCTGTAGTCtacatagtttaaaaaaaaaaaaattgggaaatGGACCTTTAAATCCTCGAGACCCACACATTAATGAGCTCTTATATTCAGGAGCCATAAACTAATTATTAAAGGCTCATAAAATCACCAGTATTTCCTTTGAAGATCATGATCTTATGCCATCGTGGATGGTCAGATCGTTTTTGCAGTGTCCTGCGTTCAGGTTAAATCCTAGTACAAACCATGCAAAAAGCTCAATGACACTGACAATGAAAACAAGCATGGCCACTGTAATAATTCACCTGTTTTGTTGCTAGGGAACAATTTTCCATGTCACATCAGTGTCCATGAGAAGTGGTTTTAAGCGGTTTAGTTGTGGTAGATCTTCAGGtataaaaatattcatcttTTGTACTAAGGATGAAGCGATAAGTGAACATGCTTTAGATTGGAGCAGTTAgagtactaaaaaaaaaaaaaaaaaaagatgtgtacAAAAGAACAATACAGTTATGAAGAGATAGCCTTGCAAAGGAATGAGGGAAATCAAATGGAGGACTAAGAAAGTCCCTGAGAAGAATTTGTTTTGGCGGAAAGGGAGCTGTAAGTCTTTTTTTCAATGCTGCTGTTGTCGCCTGAGtttgactgtctgactgtctttgaatttttttatttttattggttttttttgtgtagaaaataaattgtgttctgttttttgttttttttttttgtctttcacttgAAAACCTTTGAGCTGTTTTACCTTATTTTttgatgaatttattttttaagtagAATAGATTTTAGCTGTAGGAAGATAGTTTTCCTAGAGTAGATGTTAGCTTTTCTCTGTTTAGGGATTtatgggatttaaaaaaaaattaggctatGCTGTTTTCCTGTGCGTTTGCACGTGGTCCATAAAGatgactcttttttttgtttgtttgtttttgtttttgttctgtccTCACATTAATTTCCGTTCCAGAACATTGTGTCGTCTGTCCTGATGCTGTGTCAGGGCCTGTATGTAGAAAGCCTCATAATGTAGAGAGCTGGACTAAGAGCAGTGACCTGGGTTTATTCAAAATATTTGTTATTCCTGATCTGAAAGCATCATGCTGGCTGTGTGTCAGCATCGTTGCTCCAGGAGGCTTTATACGTACAAGCCCTGCTTTGTCTCCAAGTCTTTCGATCAGCATATTCAGTGGAAGTCATGCCACCGCATACGTCCAGAAATGTTGATCCTTAATCAATACAGACATCAAAACTGTAGATATGtagataataaaaacataatggtTTTACAAAGGACTGCTCACTAGACCATGGAAGTGCCATTAATGATGATTCTTATAGCCTTTGGTGAGACAGCTAGTCTGAATGAATTTGTTAATAATCCAAAATTCtgcaaaaactattttttaGCTAAGCCTTAACATTTTTCTCCGGATGAACTGCCTGACATCTCGTAGGTTTGACACCGAGTTGTGTGTATGGGAATAGCAACAGGCTTGCTTGAACGCCATCAAGCGGTCATCATGTCAGTCAAATTAGCCATAAGATTATGAGAAAGCTTTTCTTCCCACTCTCGAGTTTTAATGCAGTGAGAACACggtttgctgttttatttagtCTGTCTGATGACTCTATTTCTTCCTCTGTTCTGTCCTCACATCTCGCTCTAGCCCTGTTTCTGTTCATCTGTGCCACCAAAGACGATGTAGCCACCCGTCTGTTAGCCAAGCTGTCTGACAAAGATAAATATTACTCACATCCGCACGCACGCATTGATTGTGTGTAATTGGATAAAATGCCTCTTTTAGTTTCTGAACGATACAGAATGTGTCAGtaaatgtgtttacatgcacgtAGTATTCCACATTATGAATAATGTTAAAATCTGTGAGGCCCAATTTGGGATAATCTGTTAAATTGCATCCTTTTGCTCGAGTTGAATAATGAATCTAATGAATATTCCTgtgtagaaaaataaacaaaatattcagATCATTGCAATGGCTTCAGCAAACCCTGAATGCCGATAATACACAGATATAGACCACAGTAGATATCCCAGATAATTTTCCTTTTGCAGAACTGACTGTGCTGGGATGCTCTGTTTATGTCTGTCAACTCAAGAGGAAAATCCTTTCCTCTCATGCATAATAATGGAATATGGGAGCACATGTAAAGACATTTACTGAATGAACTTTACCTTTCAAAAACACCCAACATGGTTGTATATCTGTAAATTTATGTTAGCATTAGGAAGTGTGTAGAGGATTGTGCTTGGTTTCTATGATGGTGTCAAACATGacagttttcaaacacaagaaccattttgtaaatacattctttttttcttccctgtcaCTTGCTCCTTTtaccattttgtttgtttccactcATGTGTTTTGTAGATATTTCATGATTAATAATCTGTCCAGATTACACAACAGCTAGCAACTTTTCAGATCCAGCGCACCAACGTCATGAAGGAAAATGTCATggatattgtttatttgttcagaAAAAATAATATTCCATGTATTAGCCATcacttttaatacaaaaaaggaTTTTGGAACTATGAAATGACCACTTGTTacactgcagtgtttatttattttagttttaaaacTTGTCAGTAGAAATAATGATATATTCCAGGAAATCATGATGTTTTAAACTCAATTTGCATCATGAAAACtattaaagataaataaataaataaattaggtcATCGTAATACTATGATCCATGGTGTGTACTATATATACAATATTTGATAGAGGAAATGTCCTTGCACTTATTTTTTAGTCCAcaccaattttaaaaaaaaaaaaatgctcttgtCCATCTTGGTGACCAGCTCATGTAGATTCGATAGCTTATTTCATagcttcaaaatgttttgctgctAAAATAGGATTTCCAAACAGTTTGTTAGATGCCGGCCCATCCGAATCTTCAAAATGCCTCCTTTTAATTTGGTTGATACAGAGCATCCCTGACCCCTCATGTGTTTCACTCTCAACATAAACTTAGAGACACTGATAGAAATAGCTGACTATGTGCTGAAAGGGCAGATTAAACTGTTATTTAATTCATTACTAAAGATTGAAAATGCATAAAAGAAGCGTTTTTGAACAGGGATCATTAAAACAATTTCATGTGGGCTGCTCCAGAGGAAGCTTTGTATCGACCAAGAGTGTGTGAATCATTGGACATTTTGAATATACGACGGGGCTCATCTCACTCCCTGCTTGTAAACAGTTTTCTTATTTATACAAGAACtcattttgtacagttttgttaGAGGAAAGAGGTTTTGATATTTGGTTTTTTTTGCAGAGCCACTTGGCTACTTATGTCTTCCTGTGCCAGAGTTGCTAAATTGTCTgtaacttgtgtttttttattgattgagataagatttttttttccttctttcttggTTTTCTCTTTGAATTTGAATatgtcagttttcttttttttaataaaagccttgttttaattttggggTGAATTGTGTTTTACTTATCACACTGAAAGTGGCTGAGTGGGATGTGGCTGCTCTAGGGGCTCAAGTGCCTCCCCTAGTGGTAAGACATGATTTAACTGCATGACTGCATGATTTAACAGTCTGCTGCTCAgtgcatttctgtgtttacTTGAATTCACGGTAAAGGTGTTAAAGGGATGGCAGAGTTTCACTGTAATTCTTGTTGTTCAGTAAGTGCTGTAGACAGGCAGTCCTTATAATAACTTCAGCAGGTAGAAGTGCTTGAAACTTGAATCTTCACTGCAATGCGTATTGGACCTTAACCGTATTCCACGGGCTGCTACACAGTTAAGATATTTGCTCAAAAATGTTAATCATTAAGAAAATTATATGACACATCCCACTGGTGTCGCCATGACTTTGTTCTTAAAAGCTGGCCATCAAAACGTGTGCTTGAAGAAATATAACCTGGGATTCTTCACCttggaaatgctgttttttaatgttgttgtcTGAAATAATCTGTACAGCTGATTCCACCAtcaaaaaacaagacacattaatattcatgagtcgagtttattttcattttaatatcgTCAAGTTGACACATTGTCACATTGTCTTTTCAAAACCAATTTGTATCAATTCAATGCTTCATCCAAGCTTtttacatatatgtgtgtgtgtgtgtgtgtttgtgtgtgtgtgtctgccttttCTAATGCTCATTTTC encodes the following:
- the LOC115358839 gene encoding RNA-binding motif, single-stranded-interacting protein 2-like → MLLSVPPRAGINPYNGYNSRNSKKQAYVSSGHQMAPPSPNTNSSSNSSGGGGEQLSKTNLYIRGLHPGTTDQDLVKLCQPYGKIVSTKAILDKTTNKCKGYGFVDFDSPAAAQKAVTALKSSGVQAQMAKQQEQDPTNLYISNLPVSMDEQELESMLKSFGQVISTRILRDANGTSRGVGFARMESTEKCEAIIQHFNGKFIKTPPGVPVPTEPLLCKFADGGQKKRLNQGKYLQNGRPWARDGETGGMTLAYDPTALQNGFYSSPYSLAPNRMIAQTSLSPYMHSPVSSYQVHNPSWMHHQSYLMQPAGTVLTPTMDHAMSIQPTSMMGPLTQQLSHLSLGSTGTYMPANTTMQGTYIPQYTPVPPSSVPVEENGGQQQQVAMETPAEHTNYSYQHTK